A single genomic interval of Hevea brasiliensis isolate MT/VB/25A 57/8 chromosome 4, ASM3005281v1, whole genome shotgun sequence harbors:
- the LOC131179419 gene encoding uncharacterized protein LOC131179419 yields the protein MDSTSDEDWKKKYADQKKIQLDGLDDLVAVNSIFTVAVFLGLTLASSPNQPSPENETKCQADAAMGKRAIRYEIISFACFLFSSLAAKSLKTYLNIYYEDKATDDKRSIFSWIFSCIYRCCTCSDWERHKKLNDVTPKISGRALLFASSLLASIVGIVLLTFSVVYIVQIKLGKLHCGSGEATLPVVSLCVIVASGLLLYFISVLDAIIYCWVME from the exons atggacag TACATCCGACGAAGATTGGAAAAAGAAGTATGCTGACCAGAAAAAAATCCAGTTAGATGGATTGGATGATCTTGTTGCCGTGAACTCAATTTTCACAGTAGCTGTGTTCTTGGGCTTAACCTTGGCATCATCTCCCAACCAACCAAGCCCTGAAAACGAAACCAAATGCCAAGCTGACGCAGCAATGGGAAAGAGAGCAATCCGTTATGAAATTATATCATTTGCCTGCTTCCTCTTTTCAAGTCTGGCAGCCAAATCACTCAAGACTTATCTCAACATCTATTACGAGGATAAAGCTACTGATGATAAAAGAAGCATTTTTTCTTGGATTTTTTCTTGCATTTATCGTTGCTGTACATGTTCTGATTGGGAGagacacaaaaagttaaatgatgtAACTCCAAAGATTTCAGGCAGGGCATTATTGTTCGCATCATCGTTACTGGCATCGATTGTTGGGATTGTTTTACTGACATTCTCAGTGGTTTATATTGTGCAGATAAAGCTGGGGAAACTGCATTGCGGGAGCGGAGAGGCAACGCTTCCGGTAGTGTCATTATGTGTAATTGTGGCTTCTGGTCTACTCTTGTATTTTATCTCAGTATTAGATGCTATCATCTATTGTTGGGTAATGGAATAG